Proteins from one Mastacembelus armatus chromosome 16, fMasArm1.2, whole genome shotgun sequence genomic window:
- the mrps15 gene encoding small ribosomal subunit protein uS15m, which produces MFANMALRAVLKSSAAVLRESGSLCAAAAVTPSACRWSGPRAGCVAGSFADPPPVRHYVRAAKKKQTDLQSQLSDLPPSMLKMEYSAIPLAQTTNDLVKRLLSLELASHSEKLQLKKEQLIAKVQRDENDRSSLEVQVAILTARIRNYQEHLQKHHKDKANKRRMLMAIDKRKKILKNLRLLRYDAFEKVCEQLGITYTFPPEYYRRATRRWLAKKALCIKVFKEVQKQKAEQRQKMKQTLVSTETESPKTNTVET; this is translated from the exons ATGTTCGCAAACATGGCTCTGCGAGCCGTCCTGAAATCCTCAGCCGCTGTTTTACGAGAGAGCGGCTCCTTGTGCGCTGCTGCGGCCGTCACACCGTCGGCATGTAGGTGGTCAGGACCGAGAGCTGGCTGCG TTGCTGGAAGTTTCGCTGATCCACCACCAGTGAGACATTATGTTCGAGCTGCAAAGAAAAAGCAGACAG ACCTCCAGAGCCAACTTAGTGATCTTCCGCCATCGATGCTGAAAATGGAGTATTCAGCCATACCCCTTGCTCAAAc GACCAATGATCTTGTCAAAAGACTTCTATCATTGGAGTTAGCAAGTCAT AGTGAAAAGCTACAGCTGAAGAAGGAACAGCTGATTGCAAAAGTCCAGAGGGATGAGAATGACCGCAGCTCACTGGAAGTCCAGG TGGCTATTTTGACAGCAAGAATTCGAAACTATCAGGAGCACTTGCAAAAACATCACAAG GACAAAGCTAACAAGAGACGGATGCTCATGGCAAttgacaaaaggaaaaaaatttTGAAAAACCTTAGGTTACTTCGCTATGATGCCTTTGAGAAAGTGTGTGAGCAGCTAGGCATCACCTACACTTTTCCACCAGAGTACTATAGACGGGCCACCCGGCGCTGGCTGGCCAAGAAGGCTTTATGTATTAAG GTCTTTAAAGAAGTGCAGAAGCAGaaagcagagcagagacagaagatGAAGCAAACTTTAGTCTCCACAGAGACAGAATCACCCAAGACAAACACTGTTGAGACCTAA
- the stk40 gene encoding serine/threonine-protein kinase 40 isoform X2: MSKRRLSERGAGETSGRASKLHCPGISGSNAKRAGPFILGPRLGNSPVPSIVQCLARKDGTDDFYQLKILTLEERVDFAGETQEERQGKMLLHTEYSLLSLLHNQDGVVHHHGLFQDRAYEIVEDMEANKVRKMKKRICLVLDCLCAHDFSDKTADLINLQHYVIKEKRLSEREAIVIFYDVVRVVEALHKKNIVHRDLKLGNMVLNKRTHRITITNFCLGKHLVSEDDLLKDQRGSPAYISPDVLSSRPYRGKPSDMWALGVVLFTMLYGQFPFYDSIPQELFRKIKAAEYSIPEDGRVSENTVCLIRKLLVLDPQQRLTAGEVLDSLSAIITSWQSDSSLSGPLQVVPDIDDQINHPEHLQEAKVIEESSQYEFENYMRQQLLLAEEKNTIHEAKSFLTKRQFGSIPPVRRLGHDAQPVSPLDAAILAQRFLRK; this comes from the exons ATGTCCAAACGGCGCTTGtctgagagaggagctggagagaCATCAGGCAGGGCCAGCAAGCTACATTGTCCTGGGATATCTGGCAGTAATGCCAAAAGAGCTGGACCCTTCATTCTTG GGCCTCGTCTGGGCAACTCACCAGTGCCCAGCATAGTGCAGTGTCTGGCCAGAAAGGATGGCACTGATGACTTCTATCAGCTCAAA ATCCTGACGTTGGAGGAGCGAGTGGACTTTGCAGGTGAGACTCAGGAGGAGAGGCAGGGGAAGATGTTGCTGCACACAGAGtactctctcctttctctgttgCACAACCAGGATGGGGTGGTCCACCACCATGGACTCTTTCAG GATCGAGCCTACGAGATAGTGGAAGATATGGAGGCTAACAAAGTGCGTAAAATGAAGAAGCGGATCTGCCTCGTCCTGGATTGTCTATGTGCTCATGACTTCAGTGATAAGACAGCAGATCTAATAAACCTTCAGCATTACGTCATAAAGGAGAAACGACTGAGCGAGCGTGAGGCCATTGTCATCTTCTACGATGTAGTGCGCGTGGTGGAGGCCCTACATAAG AAAAACATTGTACACAGAGACCTCAAGCTAGGAAACATGGTGCTGAACAAAAG GACTCACAGAATCACTATTACCAACTTCTGCCTGGGAAAACATCTGGTGAGTGAGGATGATCTGCTGAAAGACCAGAGAGGAAGTCCCGCCTATATCAGCCCAGATGTATTAAGTA GTCGGCCATACCGTGGCAAACCCAGTGACATGTGGGCTCTTGGTGTGGTCCTTTTCACCATGCTGTATGGACAGTTCCCCTTTTATGACAGCATACCTCAAGAGCTCTTCCGCAAGATCAAGGCTGCAGAGTACTCTATCCCAGA GGATGGTCGTGTGTCAGAGAACACTGTGTGCCTGATAAGAAAGCTGCTGGTGCTGGACCCTCAGCAGAGGCTGACTGCAGGAGAAGTGCTTGACTCTCTCAGTGCCATCATTACCTCATG GCAGTCTGACTCTTCGTTGAGTGGCCCTCTACAAGTGGTGCCAGATATTGATGACCAGATCAATCACCCAGAACATCTGCAAGAG GCTAAGGTGATAGAAGAGTCTTCACAGTATGAGTTTGAGAACTATATGCGGCAGCAGTTGCTGTTGGCTGAAGAGAAGAACACTATCCACGAGGCCAAGAGCTTTCTCACCAAGCGCCAGTTTGGCAGCATCCCCCCTGTAAGACGCCTTGGCCATGACGCCCAGCCAGTCAGCCCTCTAGATGCTGCCATTCTGGCCCAACGTTTCCTCCGGAAGTAG
- the csf3r gene encoding granulocyte colony-stimulating factor receptor, whose protein sequence is MIMMSPCVSVILMVVAFVNGARIEDDIQSCAKVQTASAVVPLGSPVTATCIIRDDCPLATGQDVQWRLNDRLIPGISVASDSGRIYKVAISDFNHTRAFLTCCVQASPIQVVGGVEIRAGYPPLAPQNLSCQTNLTTPNTLTCSWDPGQQETHLPTKYTLHTKIWDSNEKQTYELPTGLHQYTIPRSGFVFFSEMEIYVKAVNELGEATSLPMVLEPVSVAKFDPPRILKVEVVPKRYGCLKLRWGLSPHQAWMHDFRLNLEVRLKTADSSHWSEQPILVSQVKPTRPVDQCRLRHGTEYFAQIRVRYRQSPWSEWSSSQSGVTLESAPTGRLDSWLKVSGDHTHKQLTMHLFWKPSQQFRANSQNVSYVVSVQKLPAEKGKLCSTPRNYCTFQLPRKAKKVYLSAVNAAGKSSPTEVRIYQIKRHTVISEIKAIPRDDRSLLVQWRSVDASGLTGYVVEWSPLLKTDPSFIQFETADRNQSSLVITGSFEPYKPYGISVYPRFKDGIGLPQTVNAYSRQRAPSMFPKMRMKKTWQSHIELSWDEIPLDQRNGIIQSYKVFYWGENGPVNAVNADTKERRVILKDLNTMTLYEAFIMVSTLGGSLNGSTIHFEIEPFDAVTIVMIVIAFGVGLSLLIIFIVVTCFSNHKRLKGHFWPIVPDPANSSIKKWTSDSAQEKFPAWDKKESNPIYLSHLSFLNLPMKLSKEEDDLWSNSAEDTSDLGESICGSPFIPGYSGSNSDSVPYATVIFSSPCCSPPPNEPHVYLRSESTQPLLETEESFSPKCYQNMASDGMSREQCFFGPCDDCIPEEGANTVIHWDDFPFLQALTMNDTPND, encoded by the exons ATGATCATGATGTCCCCATGTGTGTCAGTGATTCTCATGGTGGTGGCATTTGTGAATGGAGCGAGGATTG AGGATGACATACAATCATGTGCCAAAGTCCAGACGGCCAGCGCAGTTGTACCATTGGGATCACCTGTCACAGCCACCTGCATCATCAGAGACGACTGCCCTCTGGCCACTGGACAAGATGTTCAGTGGCGTCTTAATGATCGCTTGATTCCTGGGATATCCGTAGCCAGTGACAGTGGCAGGATTTATAAGGTTGCTATATCGGACTTCAATCACACCAGGGCATTCCTCACCTGCTGTGTCCAGGCCTCTCCCATTCAAGTCGTAGGAGGAGTGGAGATTCGAGCTGGAT atCCACCACTGGCACCACAAAACCTCAGCTGTCAGACAAACCTCACCACTCCTAACACCCTGACCTGCAGCTGGGACCCTGGGCAGCAGGAGACCCACCTGCCCACAAAGTACACCCTCCACACAAAGATATG GGATTCAAATGAGAAACAAACTTATGAGCTGCCAACAGGACTCCACCAATATACCATCCCTCGTTCtggctttgtctttttctctgaaatgGAAATATACGTGAAGGCAGTGAATGAACTTGGAGAAGCAACCTCATTGCCTATGGTTTTGGAACCTGTTAGTGTGG ctaAGTTTGACCCACCAAGGATTCTAAAGGTTGAAGTGGTGCCTAAAAGATATGGCTGCCTAAAGCTGAGGTGGGGCTTATCACCACACCAGGCCTGGATGCATGACTTCCGCCTAAACCTGGAAGTTCGACTTAAGACTGCTGACAGTAGTCACTGGAGCGAACAACCA ATCCTGGTGAGCCAAGTCAAACCAACAAGACCTGTGGACCAATGTCGTCTCAGGCATGGGACTGAGTATTTTGCCCAAATTAGAGTGAGATACAGGCAGAGCCCCTGGAGTGAATGGAGCAGCAGTCAGTCTGGAGTCACCTTGGAGAGTG CTCCCACTGGACGCCTAGATTCATGGCTGAAGGTATCAGGGGATCACACGCACAAGCAACTCACCATGCACTTGTTTTGGAAG ccaTCACAGCAATTCCGTGCCAACAGCCAAAATGTGTCATATGTTGTCTCAGTACAAAAACTGCCAGCTGAAAAAGGAAAGCTGTGCTCTACCCCGAGGAATTACTGTACTTTCCAACTTCCCAGGAAAGCAAAAAAAGTGTATCTGAGTGCAGTAAATGCAGCGGGGAAATCTTCCCCCACTGAAGTCCGAATATACCAAATTAAAC GTCATACTGTGATATCAGAAATCAAAGCCATCCCTCGTGATGATCGATCCCTTCTAGTCCAGTGGAGGAGTGTTGATGCTTCTGGTCTCACTGGATATGTGGTTGAATGGAGTCCTCTGTTAAAAACAGATCCCTCCTTCATCCAGTTTGAAACTGCAGACAGAAATCAGTCCAGCCTTGTTATAACAG GCAGCTTTGAGCCCTACAAGCCCTATGGGATCTCTGTGTATCCTAGGTTTAAGGATGGGATAGGTCTTCCTCAGACTGTTAATGCCTACTCAAGACAAAGGG ctccATCTATGTTTCcaaaaatgagaatgaaaaagaCCTGGCAGTCACACATTGAGCTTAGCTGGGATGAAATACCATTAGACCAAAGAAATGGAATTATCCAGAGCTACAAAGTCTTCTACTGGGGAGAAAATGGACCCGTTAATG ctgtgaATGCCGACACAAAAGAGAGGAGAGTGATTCTGAAAGACCTCAACACTATGACCCTGTATGAAGCTTTCATCATGGTTAGCACATTGGGTGGAAGTCTGAATGGGTCAAcaattcattttgaaattgagCCATTTG atGCAGTTACCATTGTGATGATTGTAATTGCATTTGGTGTTGGGCTGTCATTGTTGATCATTTTCATAGTCGTGACTTGTTTTTCCAATCACAAAAG GCTGAAGGGGCATTTTTGGCCAATTGTTCCAGATCCAGCTAACAGCAGCATCAAGAAATGGACATCAGATTCAGCACAG GAAAAATTTCCTGCCTGGGATAAGAAGGAGTCCAATCCAATATACCTGTCCCACCTCAGCTTCTTGAACCTACCTATGAAACTAAGCAAAGAGGAGGATGATCTTTGGTCAAACAGTGCAGAGGATACCAGTGACCTGGGAGAGTCCATTTGTGGTTCACCATTCATTCCCGGATACTCTGGTTCAAACAGCGACTCAGTTCCTTATGCTACTGTTATATTCTCTAGCCCATGCTGCAGCCCTCCACCCAATGAACCACATGTCTACCTGCGTTCTGAATCTACACAGCCACTGCTGGAGACTGAGGAGTCTTTCAGTCCAAAGTGCTACCAAAATATGGCATCTGATGGGATGTCAAGGGAACAGTGTTTCTTTGGACCATGCGATGATTGTATACCTGAAGAAGGGGCAAACACAGTCATTCACTGGGATGACTTTCCTTTTCTACAAGCATTAACCATGAATGATACTCCAAATGACTGA
- the oscp1b gene encoding protein OSCP1 isoform X2 yields the protein MSSRTLPLLFINLGGEMLYILDQRLRAQNIPADKAKKVMNDIITTMFNKKFLEELFKPQELYSKKALRTVFDRLAHASIMRLNQASMDKLYDLMTMAFKYQVLLCPRPKDILLVSFNHMDAIKDFVKDTPSILSQIDETYQQIIEMYTPLSSGEFQLIRQTLLIFFQDMHIRVSIFLKDKVQNSNGRFVLPTSGPVPHGTQIPGLIRMFSCSGEEVARVQFNNGGNYSTALREGSFETFGDRVTKLGTNMYSVSRPVETHISGTSKNSAQHTKVNTAPNPLAKEELNLLAKLMGGLEVQKSGNTESGFRVNLFATDEEEEEALITRPDELSYGVINIQATKDQQANAELAKIMGEFTVSGDQSPSASSKGDDLLAMMDGL from the exons ATGTCTTCAAGGACTTTGCCGCTGCTCTTCATCAATCTCGGCGGGGAAATGCTGTACATCCTGGACCAGCGGCTTCGAGCTCAGAATATCCCTGCTGACAAAGCTAAGAAAG TTATGAATGACATCATCACTACCATGTTCAACAAAAAGTTCCTAGAAGAGCTTTTTAAGCCACAGGAGCTTTACTCGAAGAAGGCACTGCGGACTGTGTTCGACAGGCTCGCCCACGCATCCATAATGAGGCTCAATCAAGCTAGCATGGACAAG CTCTATGACTTGATGACTATGGCTTTCAAGTATCAAGTGCTTCTTTGCCCGCGGCCCAAGGACATTCTCCTAGTGTCTTTCAACCACATGGATGCAATTAAGGACTTTGTGAAAGACACACCCAGCATTCTCAGCCAGATTGATGAGACATACCAACAGATCATAGAG ATGTATACACCCTTGTCTAGTGGTGAATTCCAGCTCATTAGACAAACTCTTCTAATCTTCTTCCAAGACATGCATATAAGG GTGTCTATTTTTCTTAAGGACAAAGTGCAAAACTCCAATGGCAGATTTGTCCTTCCCACCAGTGGTCCTGTGCCTCATGGAACACAAATCCCTGGCTTGATAAG AATGTTTAGCTGTAGCGGTGAAGAGGTGGCCAGGGTGCAATTCAACAATGGAGGGAACTACAGTACTGCTCTACGGGAAGGATCTTTCGAGACTTTTGGAGACAGGGTGACCAAACTAGGCACAAACAT GTACAGTGTAAGCCGTCCAGTGGAAACCCATATCTCAGGAACATCTAAAAATTCTGCTCAGCACACTAAG GTCAATACTGCCCCCAACCCTCTGGCCAAAGAGGAGCTCAATCTATTGGCCAAGTTAATGGGAGGGTTAGAAGTTCAGAAATCAGGAAACACAGAAAGCGGCTTTCGAGTCAACCTTTTTGCcactgatgaagaagaaga AGAGGCGTTAATAACAAGACCAGATGAGCTTTCCTATGGAGTCATAAACATCCAAGCAACAAAG GATCAACAGGCCAATGCTGAGCTGGCCAAGATTATGGGAGAATTCACAGTGTCTGGAGATCAGTCTCCCAGTGCCAGCAGCAAAGGAGACGACCTTCTGGCCATGATGGATGGTTTGTGA
- the oscp1b gene encoding protein OSCP1 isoform X1 produces the protein MSSRTLPLLFINLGGEMLYILDQRLRAQNIPADKAKKDSTVAGWIEEDRRRVMNDIITTMFNKKFLEELFKPQELYSKKALRTVFDRLAHASIMRLNQASMDKLYDLMTMAFKYQVLLCPRPKDILLVSFNHMDAIKDFVKDTPSILSQIDETYQQIIEMYTPLSSGEFQLIRQTLLIFFQDMHIRVSIFLKDKVQNSNGRFVLPTSGPVPHGTQIPGLIRMFSCSGEEVARVQFNNGGNYSTALREGSFETFGDRVTKLGTNMYSVSRPVETHISGTSKNSAQHTKVNTAPNPLAKEELNLLAKLMGGLEVQKSGNTESGFRVNLFATDEEEEEALITRPDELSYGVINIQATKDQQANAELAKIMGEFTVSGDQSPSASSKGDDLLAMMDGL, from the exons ATGTCTTCAAGGACTTTGCCGCTGCTCTTCATCAATCTCGGCGGGGAAATGCTGTACATCCTGGACCAGCGGCTTCGAGCTCAGAATATCCCTGCTGACAAAGCTAAGAAAG ATTCCACAGTAGCTGGCTGGATAGAGGAGGACAGAAGGAGAG TTATGAATGACATCATCACTACCATGTTCAACAAAAAGTTCCTAGAAGAGCTTTTTAAGCCACAGGAGCTTTACTCGAAGAAGGCACTGCGGACTGTGTTCGACAGGCTCGCCCACGCATCCATAATGAGGCTCAATCAAGCTAGCATGGACAAG CTCTATGACTTGATGACTATGGCTTTCAAGTATCAAGTGCTTCTTTGCCCGCGGCCCAAGGACATTCTCCTAGTGTCTTTCAACCACATGGATGCAATTAAGGACTTTGTGAAAGACACACCCAGCATTCTCAGCCAGATTGATGAGACATACCAACAGATCATAGAG ATGTATACACCCTTGTCTAGTGGTGAATTCCAGCTCATTAGACAAACTCTTCTAATCTTCTTCCAAGACATGCATATAAGG GTGTCTATTTTTCTTAAGGACAAAGTGCAAAACTCCAATGGCAGATTTGTCCTTCCCACCAGTGGTCCTGTGCCTCATGGAACACAAATCCCTGGCTTGATAAG AATGTTTAGCTGTAGCGGTGAAGAGGTGGCCAGGGTGCAATTCAACAATGGAGGGAACTACAGTACTGCTCTACGGGAAGGATCTTTCGAGACTTTTGGAGACAGGGTGACCAAACTAGGCACAAACAT GTACAGTGTAAGCCGTCCAGTGGAAACCCATATCTCAGGAACATCTAAAAATTCTGCTCAGCACACTAAG GTCAATACTGCCCCCAACCCTCTGGCCAAAGAGGAGCTCAATCTATTGGCCAAGTTAATGGGAGGGTTAGAAGTTCAGAAATCAGGAAACACAGAAAGCGGCTTTCGAGTCAACCTTTTTGCcactgatgaagaagaaga AGAGGCGTTAATAACAAGACCAGATGAGCTTTCCTATGGAGTCATAAACATCCAAGCAACAAAG GATCAACAGGCCAATGCTGAGCTGGCCAAGATTATGGGAGAATTCACAGTGTCTGGAGATCAGTCTCCCAGTGCCAGCAGCAAAGGAGACGACCTTCTGGCCATGATGGATGGTTTGTGA
- the stk40 gene encoding serine/threonine-protein kinase 40 isoform X1: MSKRRLSERGAGETSGRASKLHCPGISGSNAKRAGPFILGPRLGNSPVPSIVQCLARKDGTDDFYQLKILTLEERVDFAGETQEERQGKMLLHTEYSLLSLLHNQDGVVHHHGLFQDRAYEIVEDMEANKVRKMKKRICLVLDCLCAHDFSDKTADLINLQHYVIKEKRLSEREAIVIFYDVVRVVEALHKKNIVHRDLKLGNMVLNKRTHRITITNFCLGKHLVSEDDLLKDQRGSPAYISPDVLSSRPYRGKPSDMWALGVVLFTMLYGQFPFYDSIPQELFRKIKAAEYSIPEDGRVSENTVCLIRKLLVLDPQQRLTAGEVLDSLSAIITSWQSDSSLSGPLQVVPDIDDQINHPEHLQERTFSFVSTLNKTFCSQAKVIEESSQYEFENYMRQQLLLAEEKNTIHEAKSFLTKRQFGSIPPVRRLGHDAQPVSPLDAAILAQRFLRK; this comes from the exons ATGTCCAAACGGCGCTTGtctgagagaggagctggagagaCATCAGGCAGGGCCAGCAAGCTACATTGTCCTGGGATATCTGGCAGTAATGCCAAAAGAGCTGGACCCTTCATTCTTG GGCCTCGTCTGGGCAACTCACCAGTGCCCAGCATAGTGCAGTGTCTGGCCAGAAAGGATGGCACTGATGACTTCTATCAGCTCAAA ATCCTGACGTTGGAGGAGCGAGTGGACTTTGCAGGTGAGACTCAGGAGGAGAGGCAGGGGAAGATGTTGCTGCACACAGAGtactctctcctttctctgttgCACAACCAGGATGGGGTGGTCCACCACCATGGACTCTTTCAG GATCGAGCCTACGAGATAGTGGAAGATATGGAGGCTAACAAAGTGCGTAAAATGAAGAAGCGGATCTGCCTCGTCCTGGATTGTCTATGTGCTCATGACTTCAGTGATAAGACAGCAGATCTAATAAACCTTCAGCATTACGTCATAAAGGAGAAACGACTGAGCGAGCGTGAGGCCATTGTCATCTTCTACGATGTAGTGCGCGTGGTGGAGGCCCTACATAAG AAAAACATTGTACACAGAGACCTCAAGCTAGGAAACATGGTGCTGAACAAAAG GACTCACAGAATCACTATTACCAACTTCTGCCTGGGAAAACATCTGGTGAGTGAGGATGATCTGCTGAAAGACCAGAGAGGAAGTCCCGCCTATATCAGCCCAGATGTATTAAGTA GTCGGCCATACCGTGGCAAACCCAGTGACATGTGGGCTCTTGGTGTGGTCCTTTTCACCATGCTGTATGGACAGTTCCCCTTTTATGACAGCATACCTCAAGAGCTCTTCCGCAAGATCAAGGCTGCAGAGTACTCTATCCCAGA GGATGGTCGTGTGTCAGAGAACACTGTGTGCCTGATAAGAAAGCTGCTGGTGCTGGACCCTCAGCAGAGGCTGACTGCAGGAGAAGTGCTTGACTCTCTCAGTGCCATCATTACCTCATG GCAGTCTGACTCTTCGTTGAGTGGCCCTCTACAAGTGGTGCCAGATATTGATGACCAGATCAATCACCCAGAACATCTGCAAGAG agaacattttcatttgtcagcACATTGAACAAAACGTTCTGTTCTCAGGCTAAGGTGATAGAAGAGTCTTCACAGTATGAGTTTGAGAACTATATGCGGCAGCAGTTGCTGTTGGCTGAAGAGAAGAACACTATCCACGAGGCCAAGAGCTTTCTCACCAAGCGCCAGTTTGGCAGCATCCCCCCTGTAAGACGCCTTGGCCATGACGCCCAGCCAGTCAGCCCTCTAGATGCTGCCATTCTGGCCCAACGTTTCCTCCGGAAGTAG
- the LOC113136696 gene encoding cornifelin-like, translating to MSNPVVTHQPGAGGYGTNVQTGEWSTGLCSCCSDLLVCALGCVCPMALSCYTANKYGENCCLGCVPGGLTAMRTHMRLTYGIQGTICHDALMTFFCGLCEVCRMAREIRIRNGEISL from the exons ATGTCAAACCCAGTGGTCACCCATCAACCTGGTGCAGGCGGCTATGGGACGAATGTCCAAACTGGAGAGTGGAGCACAGGTCTGTGCTCCTGCTGCAGTGACCTATTAGTAT GTGCTTTGGGTTGTGTCTGTCCAATGGCACTGAGCTGctacacagcaaataaatatgGAGAAAACTGTTGCTTGGGTTGTGTGCCAGGAGGCTTAACAGCCATGAGGACTCATATGAGGCTAACTTATGGTATTCAG GGGACAATTTGCCATGATGCCTTGATGACCTTTTTCTGTGGACTTTGTGAGGTGTGCAGGATGGCACGAGAAATCCGCATCAGGAATGGCGAGATTTCACTGTAA